One genomic segment of Pandoraea thiooxydans includes these proteins:
- the gmk gene encoding guanylate kinase: protein MKHEIKYDTPHEHPEHRDYPGNLFMVVAPSGAGKSTLVNALLAQDADICLSVSFTTRAPRPGEQDGQAYHFVSVEEFLRRRRAGEFLESAEVHGNYYATSRLWIEEQMSEGRDVLLEIDWQGAQQVRKQFRNAVGVFILPPSIAALEERLKKRGQDEPNVIARRLLAAGGEMAHAGEADYVLINEEFARALSELQSVVTATRLRVASQRARHQDLFIQLGIHSPQATE, encoded by the coding sequence ATGAAGCACGAGATCAAGTACGACACCCCGCACGAGCACCCCGAGCACCGGGATTATCCCGGCAATCTGTTCATGGTGGTGGCGCCTTCGGGCGCTGGTAAATCGACGCTGGTCAACGCGCTGCTGGCGCAGGACGCCGACATTTGCCTGTCGGTGTCGTTCACCACGCGAGCGCCGCGCCCCGGCGAGCAGGACGGCCAGGCGTATCATTTCGTGAGTGTCGAGGAATTCCTGCGGCGCCGGCGCGCGGGCGAGTTTCTCGAAAGCGCCGAGGTGCATGGCAACTATTACGCGACATCGCGCTTGTGGATCGAGGAGCAGATGAGCGAGGGCCGCGATGTGCTGCTGGAGATCGATTGGCAAGGTGCGCAGCAGGTGCGCAAGCAATTCCGTAACGCGGTGGGCGTCTTTATTTTGCCGCCGTCGATCGCGGCGCTCGAGGAGCGCCTGAAGAAGCGCGGGCAAGATGAGCCGAACGTGATCGCGCGGCGGCTGCTGGCCGCGGGCGGCGAAATGGCGCACGCGGGCGAGGCCGATTATGTGCTGATCAACGAGGAATTCGCACGTGCGCTGAGCGAGCTGCAAAGCGTGGTGACCGCCACGCGCTTGCGGGTCGCCTCGCAGCGCGCGCGTCACCAGGACCTGTTCATTCAATTGGGCATTCACTCGCCCCAAGCGACGGAATAA
- a CDS encoding RelA/SpoT family protein: protein MSTAKSPAPDIAPVEKKKKSESSTRQYIDALLEQSYRHLFGPTATPEQPRKPEVVSIARLKGLLSAYLKSSDLAQIKEAFHFSDEAHLGQYRQSGQPYITHPVAVAEICAEWKLDPQSVMAALLHDVMEDQGVTKAELAERFGPKVAELVDGLSKLDKMEFRSREEAQAESFRKMLLAMARDVRVILVKLADRLHNMRTLGVTAMEKRRRVARETLDIYAPIANRLGLNNTYRELQDLSFANYYPRRYATLDKAVKAARGNRREVVGKILDAVQKSLKEGGVKAEVYGREKTLYSIYNKMRDKQLSFSQVLDVYGFRVVVDANVQCYMALGILHGLYKPVPGKFKDYIAIPKLNGYQSLHTTLVGPFGTPIEFQIRTRRMHQIAEAGVAAHWLYKNGGADMNDVQKHAHQWLQSLLDIQSETGDSTEFLEHVKIDLFPDAVYVFTPKARILALPRGATALDFAYAVHSDLGNQCVAVKVNNELLPLRTELKNGDIVEVITAPYSKPNPAWLGFVRTGKARSAIRHYLKTMRFGESVQLGERLVEQALKSYGLNAAEISQEIWDKLAQWTGNKDRQEIFADIGLGRRVAAVMAKRLAVLISGKDGENETLDEAEALRLEEAVSAPVLITGTEGMSVQFAPCCRPIPGDNIMGYIGIGMGMAIHTTDCRVARRIHRKDPTRWIDVAWSPQPGRLFDVAVKILVRHNRGVFARVAADITASDANIVHIAMDDVMPQESAQLRFIIQVSDRVHLANVMRRVRTNPDVIRVARERPGERHQDELHAAHAMRVTRDRGGEY, encoded by the coding sequence ATGAGTACCGCGAAATCTCCGGCCCCCGATATTGCGCCGGTCGAGAAAAAGAAGAAAAGCGAAAGCTCGACCCGCCAGTACATCGATGCGCTGCTCGAGCAGTCGTATCGCCATCTTTTTGGTCCCACTGCAACACCCGAGCAGCCCCGCAAGCCGGAGGTCGTGTCGATCGCCCGCCTCAAGGGATTGCTCAGCGCATACCTGAAAAGCAGCGATCTGGCCCAGATCAAGGAAGCGTTCCATTTCAGTGACGAAGCGCATCTGGGCCAATACCGCCAAAGCGGCCAGCCTTACATCACCCATCCGGTGGCGGTGGCCGAGATCTGCGCCGAATGGAAGCTCGACCCCCAATCGGTGATGGCCGCGCTGCTGCACGACGTGATGGAAGACCAGGGCGTGACCAAGGCCGAGCTGGCCGAGCGGTTCGGCCCGAAAGTCGCCGAATTGGTCGATGGGCTGTCCAAGCTCGACAAAATGGAGTTCCGCAGTCGCGAGGAAGCGCAGGCCGAGAGCTTCCGCAAGATGCTGCTGGCGATGGCTCGCGACGTACGGGTGATTCTCGTGAAGCTGGCCGACCGTCTGCACAATATGCGCACCCTGGGCGTGACGGCCATGGAGAAACGCCGGCGCGTGGCGCGCGAGACGCTCGATATTTACGCGCCGATCGCGAACCGGCTGGGTTTGAACAACACCTACCGCGAACTGCAGGATCTGAGTTTCGCCAATTATTATCCGCGCCGTTATGCGACGCTCGACAAGGCCGTCAAGGCCGCGCGCGGCAATCGCCGCGAGGTGGTCGGCAAGATTCTCGACGCGGTGCAGAAGTCGCTCAAGGAAGGCGGCGTCAAGGCCGAGGTCTACGGGCGCGAGAAGACGCTTTACAGCATCTATAACAAGATGCGGGACAAGCAGTTGTCGTTTTCGCAGGTGCTCGACGTCTACGGCTTTCGGGTAGTGGTCGACGCCAACGTGCAGTGTTACATGGCGCTCGGCATTCTGCACGGACTCTATAAGCCGGTGCCCGGCAAGTTCAAGGATTACATCGCGATCCCGAAGCTCAACGGCTATCAATCGCTGCATACGACCCTGGTCGGGCCGTTCGGCACGCCGATCGAGTTTCAGATCCGCACGCGTCGCATGCACCAGATCGCCGAGGCCGGCGTGGCCGCGCACTGGCTCTACAAGAACGGCGGCGCGGACATGAACGATGTACAGAAGCACGCGCATCAGTGGCTGCAGTCGCTGCTCGACATTCAAAGCGAAACGGGGGACTCCACCGAGTTTCTCGAACACGTCAAGATCGACCTGTTCCCTGACGCCGTTTATGTATTTACGCCGAAGGCGCGCATTCTGGCGCTGCCGCGCGGCGCCACCGCACTGGACTTCGCTTATGCGGTGCACAGCGACCTGGGCAACCAGTGTGTCGCCGTGAAGGTCAACAATGAATTGCTGCCGTTGCGCACCGAGCTGAAAAACGGTGACATCGTCGAGGTCATTACCGCGCCTTACTCGAAGCCGAATCCGGCATGGCTGGGGTTCGTGCGCACCGGCAAGGCGCGCTCGGCGATTCGGCATTACCTCAAGACGATGCGCTTCGGCGAGTCGGTGCAACTGGGCGAGCGGCTGGTCGAGCAGGCGCTCAAGAGCTACGGGCTGAACGCGGCCGAAATCAGCCAGGAGATCTGGGACAAGCTGGCGCAATGGACCGGTAACAAGGATCGCCAGGAGATCTTCGCCGACATCGGTCTGGGGCGTCGCGTCGCGGCAGTGATGGCCAAGCGTCTGGCGGTGTTGATCAGCGGCAAGGATGGCGAGAACGAGACGCTGGACGAGGCCGAGGCGCTGCGCCTGGAGGAAGCCGTCAGCGCGCCGGTGCTGATCACCGGCACCGAGGGCATGTCGGTGCAGTTCGCACCCTGCTGCCGGCCGATTCCGGGCGACAACATCATGGGCTACATCGGCATCGGCATGGGCATGGCGATTCACACCACCGACTGCCGCGTGGCGCGCCGCATTCATCGCAAGGATCCGACGCGCTGGATCGACGTCGCGTGGTCGCCGCAACCGGGGCGGCTGTTCGACGTGGCGGTCAAGATTCTGGTCCGTCATAACCGTGGCGTGTTCGCTCGGGTAGCGGCCGACATCACCGCGTCGGACGCCAATATCGTGCACATCGCGATGGACGACGTGATGCCGCAGGAGTCCGCGCAACTGCGCTTTATCATCCAGGTGTCCGACCGCGTTCATCTGGCCAACGTGATGCGGCGCGTGCGCACCAATCCGGATGTGATTCGCGTGGCTCGCGAGCGCCCGGGCGAGCGGCATCAGGATGAGCTGCATGCCGCTCATGCGATGCGCGTGACGCGTGACCGCGGCGGTGAGTACTGA
- the greB gene encoding transcription elongation factor GreB: MNKAFVKENDNDDDDLEIAAPEIPAGAKNYITPAGYQRLKDELLHLIDVERPEVVRIVSWAASNGDRSENGDYIYGKRRLREIDRRIRFLTKRLDLAEVVDTRRQENQDQVFFGAQVHYADGAGTEHTIMIVGVDEVDLERGHVSWVSPIARALTKARVGDTISLRTPGGIEQIEILDVSYPVLAA; the protein is encoded by the coding sequence ATGAACAAAGCTTTTGTCAAAGAGAACGATAACGACGACGACGATCTGGAAATCGCTGCGCCGGAAATCCCGGCCGGCGCGAAGAATTACATCACGCCGGCCGGCTATCAGCGCCTGAAGGACGAACTGCTGCATCTGATCGACGTCGAGCGCCCCGAAGTCGTGCGCATCGTATCGTGGGCCGCTTCGAACGGCGATCGCTCGGAGAATGGCGACTACATCTACGGCAAGCGCCGGCTGCGTGAAATCGATCGGCGCATTCGCTTTCTCACCAAGCGGCTGGACCTGGCCGAAGTCGTCGATACACGGCGCCAGGAAAACCAGGACCAGGTTTTCTTCGGAGCACAAGTCCATTACGCGGACGGCGCCGGCACTGAGCATACGATCATGATTGTCGGGGTCGATGAAGTCGATCTCGAGCGCGGTCACGTCAGTTGGGTATCCCCGATTGCGCGGGCGCTCACCAAGGCACGCGTGGGCGACACGATTTCGTTGCGCACGCCCGGCGGCATCGAGCAAATCGAGATACTGGACGTCAGCTACCCGGTTTTGGCGGCGTAG
- the rpoZ gene encoding DNA-directed RNA polymerase subunit omega: MARITVEDCLKKIPNRFELALAATYRARQLAQGHTPKVDSKDKPTVIALREIASGQVGVEMLKKVPV; this comes from the coding sequence ATGGCCCGAATTACCGTTGAAGACTGCCTGAAGAAAATCCCTAATCGCTTCGAACTGGCCCTTGCCGCAACCTACCGTGCGCGCCAGTTGGCGCAGGGACATACGCCGAAGGTCGACAGCAAGGACAAACCGACCGTGATTGCTTTGCGTGAAATCGCCAGCGGGCAAGTCGGCGTCGAAATGCTGAAGAAAGTCCCGGTCTAA
- a CDS encoding pirin family protein — protein MTQPFLAVLKPHTSDIGAFTVQRSLPGMPFKTVGPFIFFDHMGPATLSAGQGMDVRPHPHIGLATVTYLFDGEIMHRDSLGSEQRIRPGDVNWMTAGRGIVHSERTPGDVRESGGPVHGIQTWVALPRADEETDPSFSHHPAATLPEIELPGVRLRVIAGTAYGRQSPVRVFSGTLYVAVEMQAGASFDVPPEHAERGLYVVDGDVTVDGQTLPPQRLGVLAPEQTVTVAAAPGSAARLMLLGGEPVDGERYIWWNFVSSDRARIEAAKADWQAQRMGQVPGETEWIPLPERR, from the coding sequence ATGACTCAACCTTTTCTGGCCGTGCTCAAGCCTCACACCAGCGACATCGGTGCGTTTACAGTACAGCGCTCGTTGCCCGGCATGCCTTTCAAAACGGTCGGGCCGTTCATTTTCTTCGACCATATGGGCCCGGCCACGCTGAGCGCGGGGCAGGGCATGGACGTGCGTCCGCATCCGCATATCGGCCTGGCGACCGTCACCTATCTGTTCGACGGTGAAATCATGCACCGCGACAGCCTGGGAAGCGAGCAGCGCATCCGCCCGGGCGATGTCAACTGGATGACCGCCGGGCGCGGCATCGTGCACTCGGAACGCACGCCGGGCGATGTGCGCGAGTCGGGCGGGCCGGTGCACGGCATACAGACCTGGGTCGCGTTGCCGCGCGCGGACGAAGAAACCGACCCGTCGTTCTCGCATCATCCAGCTGCAACACTGCCCGAGATCGAGCTGCCGGGGGTGCGCCTGCGCGTGATTGCCGGCACTGCCTACGGCCGCCAGTCGCCGGTGCGGGTTTTTTCCGGCACGCTTTACGTGGCCGTCGAGATGCAGGCGGGAGCGTCGTTCGACGTGCCGCCCGAGCATGCCGAGCGGGGCCTGTACGTGGTCGATGGCGACGTGACGGTCGATGGCCAGACGCTGCCGCCGCAGCGCCTGGGCGTGCTCGCGCCCGAACAGACCGTGACCGTCGCCGCGGCGCCCGGCAGTGCGGCCCGCCTGATGTTGCTCGGCGGCGAGCCGGTCGATGGCGAGCGCTACATCTGGTGGAATTTCGTCTCGTCCGATCGCGCCCGCATCGAAGCGGCCAAGGCCGACTGGCAGGCGCAGCGCATGGGGCAGGTGCCCGGCGAGACTGAATGGATCCCGCTGCCGGAGCGCCGCTGA